In the Populus trichocarpa isolate Nisqually-1 chromosome 1, P.trichocarpa_v4.1, whole genome shotgun sequence genome, one interval contains:
- the LOC18109781 gene encoding uncharacterized protein LOC18109781, with protein sequence MRKQRGSGYPVGRLGKSSRRTHERKGQGKQNFGCNCDANLCRWEESLQGFIFSTPCHAVFAFLNPLLIGVIQVKFQGTAQSPFQTSLPSMWAFLLATIIYCFAFAANMRFKCTWYSRLSGHVAFFAGSFSSISLVSVLLPALLGRLIFAVWIILPVVVARNFVQFICLWIYQRIMTLIFKILGFWYRFLDDISVEEQPEYPVEIIISN encoded by the exons ATGAGGAAACAGCGGGGCTCTGGCTATCCAGTTGGAAGGCTTGGCAAATCCTCCCGAAGAACTcatgaaagaaaaggacaagGCAAGCAAAACTTCGGCTGTAATTGTGATGCTAATCTTTGCCGCTGGGAGGAAAG TTTGCAAGGGTTTATTTTCTCAACACCGTGCCATGCTGTCTTTGCCTTTCTCAATCCCTTGCTAATTGGTGTCATTCAAGTTAAATTCCAAGGCACAGCTCAGTCTCCATTTCAAACAAGCTTACCAAGCATGTGGGCTTTTCTGTTGGCAACAATCATCTATTGCTTTGCATTCGCTGCCAACATGAGATTTAAGTGCACTTGGTACTCTCGACTTTCAGGTCATGTTGCTTTCTTCGCAGGATCTTTTTCATCGATCTCATTGGTATCGGTCCTGCTCCCAGCCCTGCTAGGGCGTCTTATTTTTGCTGTGTGGATTATTTTGCCTGTCGTGGTTGCTCGTAACTTCGTCCAATTCATATGTCTGTGGATCTACCAAAGGATAATGacgttaatattcaaaatacttGGCTTTTGGTATCGGTTCCTGGATGACATCTCGGTTGAGGAACAACCAGAATATCCTGTGGAGATTATTATTTCCAATTAA